Proteins from a single region of Nitrososphaerota archaeon:
- a CDS encoding MMPL family transporter, which translates to MVSVARPGRGSAIFGRLGRFVYARRKVIIAVWIVALVLVVPVISQEGKVTSLQLGTTTGQQLESVKASNLISAEFPKTVPNSTLLVVVTSQNVSSPAVQVFVSQLVGDLKSDPSIKGLNQTVDVYSRLYSALRGVNTAAYSAYDGANGTSSLLLGVPKLYLNIWNSTFASTKSVTVADSVAYNRTASYLSSSNATSYRLYSSHVLALFNSTWVSSWTDAASTNMTIPARGSMAARVAGEEYLAAYSPGAEVFGDAMLKNISLAQYTTDSAAQAAQRLAAFAVGYISNSTGYSPTFVASAFTLGRSYDNASLYSLAGDIVWAPGGYHLNGALSALISSLVSPSRNTTIVSLGLNASSNSNVVAVRAAVSSALSANRSTGVQSALVTGEDAISYDFGGSAQADLALILPVTIVLLIAATGIFFRSVVTPFITLATIGLALGISQIFIVIVGLFVAKVDFTVPTILLTILIGVGTDYSVFILARFREERVRGGTVQEAIGTSVTWAGESITTSGATVIVSFLALAAIPVVFLRTIGYVVGLGVLVALLVALTLVPAVVSMVAGRTFWPNSGTRFARYSSSYVAKLQGKRGYFSRSGAFSVKRAKALIVLALFATGPALYVYATTTPNFNFISAAPSNLQSIRASNILADSFGGGKVFPTYVVMTFDQPVVVGTSFDSQEMGTVQAAMAMIAASPGVRNVTGPAMPFGKPVDFASLNYSTSSGKTTFDSMMQGVGKDNRTILVTVTYGIDPYSTAAIADAQALRHSLHSDFGSAPGVTGVYMGGASGSTLDTKSTFDAEFSTIVPLVAVGVALVLLAVLGSLFLPIFAVFSVLMSIVWTLAVTRLVFQQLFDYQLLFIIPLFLFVALLGLGMDYNIFILTRIREEATKGKHLDDAIIGAIEQTGGIITAAAVILAGSLGALMLSSDLLLKEVGFAFAFSILVDALVVRTYLVPAVMSAMGRWNWWSPVPHLNRSRSLFEREDSPRTS; encoded by the coding sequence TTGGTCTCGGTCGCACGGCCAGGCAGGGGTTCTGCCATTTTCGGGCGCCTAGGCAGGTTCGTCTATGCGCGGAGGAAGGTGATCATCGCCGTCTGGATAGTCGCGCTCGTGCTGGTGGTCCCGGTCATCTCCCAGGAAGGGAAGGTCACTTCGCTCCAGCTCGGTACCACTACTGGGCAGCAACTCGAGTCGGTGAAGGCTTCTAACCTGATCTCCGCGGAGTTCCCGAAGACGGTCCCCAACAGCACCCTCCTGGTGGTCGTGACTTCGCAGAACGTCAGCAGCCCTGCCGTCCAGGTTTTCGTCAGCCAGCTGGTAGGCGACCTGAAGTCCGACCCTAGCATCAAGGGGCTCAACCAGACTGTCGACGTCTACTCCCGCCTTTACTCGGCCCTGCGCGGGGTGAACACGGCTGCATACTCGGCCTACGACGGCGCCAACGGGACCAGCAGCCTGCTGCTGGGGGTCCCCAAGCTCTATCTCAACATCTGGAACTCAACATTTGCCTCGACCAAGAGCGTTACGGTCGCGGACTCCGTTGCATACAACCGCACCGCCTCGTATCTGAGCTCGTCAAACGCCACGAGCTACCGGCTCTATTCGTCTCATGTCCTCGCGCTCTTCAACTCGACCTGGGTGTCCAGCTGGACGGACGCAGCCTCGACCAACATGACCATCCCGGCCAGGGGCTCCATGGCCGCGCGGGTTGCGGGGGAGGAATATCTGGCTGCTTACTCCCCTGGCGCCGAGGTTTTCGGTGACGCCATGCTGAAGAACATCTCACTTGCACAGTACACGACAGACTCCGCCGCCCAGGCGGCGCAGAGGCTCGCCGCGTTCGCGGTCGGATACATCTCGAACTCCACCGGCTACTCTCCTACGTTCGTCGCGTCCGCATTCACACTCGGACGCTCCTATGACAACGCCAGCCTCTATTCGCTCGCCGGAGACATCGTCTGGGCCCCGGGGGGCTATCACCTCAATGGCGCGCTCTCCGCGCTCATCTCGTCCCTGGTGTCGCCTTCGAGGAACACCACAATAGTCTCGCTCGGGCTGAACGCGTCTTCCAACTCCAACGTTGTCGCAGTCAGGGCCGCCGTCTCGTCCGCTTTGTCCGCGAACAGGAGCACCGGCGTCCAGTCCGCGCTCGTGACCGGCGAAGACGCCATCTCCTACGACTTCGGGGGGTCCGCCCAGGCCGACCTGGCCCTCATCCTCCCGGTCACCATAGTCCTCCTGATCGCCGCGACAGGCATCTTCTTCCGGTCTGTCGTGACGCCTTTCATCACCCTCGCGACCATAGGTCTAGCGTTAGGCATCTCGCAGATATTCATCGTGATCGTCGGGCTCTTCGTCGCTAAGGTCGACTTCACCGTCCCCACAATACTCCTCACCATCCTGATCGGGGTGGGCACCGATTACAGCGTCTTCATCCTGGCGCGCTTCCGAGAGGAGAGGGTGAGAGGCGGCACCGTCCAAGAAGCCATAGGGACCTCGGTGACTTGGGCGGGAGAGAGCATCACCACCAGCGGAGCGACTGTTATAGTCTCCTTCCTGGCGCTAGCAGCCATCCCGGTCGTCTTTCTAAGGACCATCGGATACGTAGTCGGACTTGGGGTGCTGGTCGCCCTGCTCGTCGCCCTTACTCTCGTCCCGGCGGTGGTCAGCATGGTGGCAGGGCGTACCTTCTGGCCCAACTCAGGGACTCGCTTCGCCAGATACTCTTCTTCCTACGTCGCCAAGCTCCAGGGGAAGAGAGGGTACTTCTCGAGGAGCGGCGCCTTCTCAGTCAAGAGGGCGAAGGCGCTCATCGTCCTCGCCCTCTTCGCGACGGGCCCCGCGCTGTATGTCTACGCGACCACGACCCCCAATTTCAACTTCATCTCAGCCGCCCCGAGCAACCTCCAGTCGATTCGGGCGTCAAACATCCTCGCCGACTCGTTCGGCGGAGGGAAGGTGTTCCCCACGTACGTGGTCATGACATTCGACCAACCTGTCGTCGTCGGGACCTCCTTCGACTCGCAGGAGATGGGGACGGTGCAGGCGGCCATGGCCATGATCGCTGCTTCGCCCGGCGTCCGCAACGTGACCGGCCCTGCGATGCCTTTCGGAAAGCCGGTAGACTTTGCTTCCCTCAACTATTCCACCAGCAGCGGGAAGACGACATTCGACAGCATGATGCAGGGGGTAGGGAAGGACAACAGGACCATCCTGGTCACGGTCACATACGGGATCGACCCCTACTCTACCGCCGCCATTGCCGACGCCCAGGCACTCCGCCACTCCCTGCACTCGGATTTCGGGAGCGCTCCGGGCGTCACCGGGGTCTACATGGGGGGCGCTTCTGGGTCGACGCTCGACACGAAGAGCACCTTCGACGCTGAGTTCAGCACCATCGTCCCTCTGGTGGCCGTCGGGGTCGCCCTAGTCCTGCTGGCGGTCCTCGGCTCCCTGTTCCTCCCCATCTTCGCAGTATTCTCCGTCCTGATGAGTATCGTCTGGACCCTGGCGGTCACCAGGCTGGTCTTCCAACAGCTGTTCGACTACCAGCTGCTGTTCATCATCCCGCTCTTCCTCTTTGTAGCCCTGCTGGGGCTGGGGATGGACTACAACATCTTCATTCTCACTCGCATCCGGGAGGAGGCGACCAAGGGCAAGCACCTGGACGACGCCATCATAGGGGCCATCGAACAGACCGGGGGCATCATCACCGCCGCCGCCGTCATACTCGCAGGATCCCTGGGCGCCCTGATGCTCTCGAGTGATCTCCTCCTCAAGGAAGTGGGTTTCGCGTTCGCCTTCTCCATCCTGGTCGACGCCCTGGTCGTAAGGACATACCTCGTCCCGGCGGTGATGTCTGCCATGGGGAGGTGGAACTGGTGGAGCCCGGTACCTCATCTCAACCGGTCTAGATCCCTCTTCGAGAGGGAAGACTCTCCGCGCACATCTTAA
- a CDS encoding Rieske (2Fe-2S) protein: MAEFKKAVEASKVPPDSMRTVEVEGGYVLIANVDGTYYGIGAYCTHEEWDLSEGTLDGTAVTCAGHGTVWDLKTGKGVFDEPLRDEPLYDVKEEGGFLYVKKR, encoded by the coding sequence ATGGCCGAGTTCAAGAAGGCGGTCGAAGCGTCCAAGGTCCCGCCAGACAGCATGAGGACTGTGGAAGTCGAGGGAGGCTACGTCCTCATCGCCAACGTGGATGGGACGTACTATGGCATCGGGGCCTACTGCACCCACGAAGAGTGGGACCTGTCCGAGGGGACCCTAGACGGGACGGCGGTCACGTGCGCGGGGCACGGGACCGTCTGGGACCTCAAGACAGGAAAGGGGGTCTTTGACGAGCCGCTCCGGGACGAGCCCCTCTACGACGTCAAGGAGGAAGGCGGGTTCCTCTACGTTAAGAAACGCTAG
- a CDS encoding nucleotidyltransferase family protein, translating into MRAIILSGGLGMRLRPLTDDKPKALIPVNGRPISEYQIEWLVKSGGVDTVTFACGYKWERLKEHFGDRYAGVPVDYSVEDEPLGTGGGIKRALSGKSDDTVVVTNGDIVTDLPLRRMVEDHRQAGGMSASMLVVPYRSRFGVVKIDKLKMVRDFDEKPAFPDVWINGGVYILNPQKIIKGLPDRGDIERDTFPRLVKHGELLSYPYYGDWSFVDSIKDLKELEEAFQVQAQGGRL; encoded by the coding sequence TTGAGAGCCATCATCCTCAGCGGGGGGCTCGGGATGCGTCTCCGGCCCCTCACCGACGACAAACCGAAGGCCCTGATTCCAGTCAACGGACGCCCGATCTCCGAGTATCAGATAGAATGGCTCGTCAAGAGCGGAGGGGTCGACACAGTGACCTTCGCCTGCGGCTACAAGTGGGAGAGGCTGAAGGAGCACTTTGGGGACAGGTACGCAGGTGTCCCGGTAGACTACTCAGTCGAAGACGAACCCCTGGGGACGGGAGGCGGGATAAAGAGGGCGCTGTCCGGCAAGTCAGACGACACGGTAGTAGTGACCAACGGTGACATAGTTACTGACCTTCCTCTGAGGAGGATGGTGGAAGATCACCGCCAGGCAGGCGGGATGTCGGCATCGATGCTCGTGGTCCCATACAGGTCTAGGTTCGGCGTGGTAAAGATAGACAAGCTCAAGATGGTCAGGGACTTCGACGAAAAACCGGCTTTCCCTGACGTCTGGATTAACGGCGGCGTCTACATCCTGAACCCGCAGAAGATCATCAAAGGCCTCCCTGACAGGGGCGACATAGAGAGGGACACGTTCCCCAGACTGGTGAAGCACGGAGAGCTGCTCTCATATCCGTACTATGGTGACTGGTCCTTCGTAGACTCGATCAAAGACCTGAAGGAGCTAGAAGAAGCGTTCCAAGTGCAGGCCCAGGGCGGCCGATTGTAA
- a CDS encoding zinc ribbon domain-containing protein, whose protein sequence is MPYCSTCGKEVQSGVSFCSNCGAPVGQAQAPTFVGHAPPVHPAPPAPSKPPLTLPLTLLALLVGVIYLFMGTISLGVRSGYVAALVVAQLALFGVGILSLASVYGLVKRKRWTKKEGMANAVAAILVGVLFAVLANALFLALAALGIVLGGALLYYLGRPASQQFLIG, encoded by the coding sequence TTGCCCTACTGCTCCACCTGCGGGAAGGAGGTCCAGTCCGGGGTCAGTTTCTGTTCAAACTGCGGAGCTCCCGTGGGACAAGCTCAGGCCCCCACTTTCGTAGGGCACGCCCCGCCCGTCCACCCCGCCCCCCCGGCCCCATCGAAGCCGCCGCTCACCCTTCCTTTGACACTTCTGGCCCTGTTGGTCGGCGTGATCTATCTTTTCATGGGGACAATCTCCCTCGGCGTCAGGTCAGGTTACGTGGCCGCCCTGGTCGTGGCGCAGCTAGCACTGTTCGGCGTTGGCATACTCTCCCTCGCAAGTGTCTATGGGTTGGTCAAACGTAAACGATGGACGAAGAAAGAAGGGATGGCGAACGCCGTCGCGGCCATTCTCGTGGGGGTCCTGTTCGCCGTGTTGGCGAACGCCCTGTTTTTAGCGCTCGCGGCCCTTGGCATAGTCCTTGGAGGCGCACTCCTCTACTACCTCGGGCGCCCCGCCTCGCAGCAGTTTCTGATTGGATGA
- a CDS encoding ABC transporter permease: MPGEAGVVAATLEERQRSVLVRFVTSSLVVAEMEARKIRHASSELWIRAIQPALWLLVFGSALAGVRDIAPSQFSYIAFITPGILSQSVLFIAIFYGVTLVWERDLGLLNKLLATPAPRPSIIVGKALAASIRGIFQGVLVFALSIAIGTGISVFPLYVLGVFGVVVLLAMCFSSLSMVIASIARTRDRMMGLSQVIIFPLFFASNAIYPTQIMPEWLQLIAKVNPLSYGVQAVRALLLTQNFTMLPTDLAVLAAYTLALLSLASLVLRRIAS, from the coding sequence ATGCCAGGTGAGGCTGGCGTGGTAGCTGCTACCCTCGAGGAACGCCAGAGATCAGTCCTGGTAAGGTTCGTCACCAGTTCTTTGGTGGTCGCGGAGATGGAGGCCCGTAAGATCAGGCACGCCTCCTCCGAGCTCTGGATCAGAGCGATTCAGCCGGCTCTCTGGCTGCTTGTTTTCGGATCTGCCCTGGCCGGCGTCCGGGACATAGCACCAAGCCAGTTCAGCTACATCGCCTTCATCACGCCTGGGATCCTCTCCCAGTCGGTGCTCTTCATCGCGATCTTCTATGGGGTGACTCTGGTATGGGAGCGCGACCTCGGGCTCCTGAACAAGCTCCTCGCCACCCCTGCCCCGCGCCCGTCGATCATCGTCGGGAAAGCTCTGGCGGCGAGCATAAGGGGGATTTTCCAGGGGGTGCTGGTCTTCGCTCTCTCCATCGCCATCGGGACAGGGATCAGCGTCTTTCCTCTGTACGTCTTGGGGGTCTTCGGCGTCGTGGTACTCCTTGCCATGTGTTTCTCGAGCCTATCGATGGTGATAGCCAGCATTGCCCGGACAAGGGACAGGATGATGGGGCTCAGCCAGGTGATAATATTCCCCCTCTTCTTCGCCAGCAACGCCATCTATCCGACGCAGATAATGCCAGAGTGGCTCCAGCTGATCGCGAAGGTGAACCCGTTGAGTTATGGTGTCCAGGCGGTGCGGGCGCTCCTGCTGACCCAGAACTTTACGATGCTTCCGACCGACCTCGCTGTCCTCGCAGCCTACACCCTCGCCCTGCTGTCGTTGGCATCGCTGGTTCTACGTCGTATAGCCTCCTGA
- a CDS encoding ATP-binding cassette domain-containing protein: MADMTTGQEPVRSQAPGLSSAVRVESLTKVYPNGLRAVDSVSFDVKEGEVFGLLGPNGAGKTTVIKSIMTLTSPTSGRIFIRSVDALANQAAVRQVMGYVPQEVSVDGDLTAYENLLIFSKFYYVDRAERGARIREALQYMGLDERSDDLVKTFSGGMMRRLEIAQALVNRPSVLFLDEPSIGLDPAARLEVWKHVRKLNEELRTTIFLTTHDMLEADRLCHRIAIMNAGKIVVSGSPDELKAGVGRELVSVRVGGGGSGGLGSGPVVLPLGFEFMKQDDGPGPGRGARGREDVILVGGRAEEGVPQIVRAYEAAGVDVSSISVSRPTLDDVFLKYTATRIGEAEEFRQAKSARRSFRKHAR; encoded by the coding sequence TTGGCTGACATGACCACCGGTCAGGAACCGGTACGGTCTCAGGCGCCCGGCCTGAGCTCTGCGGTCCGGGTCGAGAGCCTGACGAAGGTCTACCCGAACGGCCTGAGGGCGGTCGACTCCGTGTCATTCGACGTGAAGGAAGGAGAGGTGTTCGGACTCCTCGGGCCAAACGGCGCGGGGAAAACGACAGTGATAAAGTCGATAATGACGCTCACTTCCCCGACCTCAGGACGCATCTTCATCCGCTCCGTCGACGCCTTGGCTAACCAGGCTGCGGTCAGGCAGGTGATGGGGTACGTCCCGCAGGAGGTCTCGGTGGACGGCGACCTCACGGCGTATGAGAACCTCCTGATCTTCTCGAAATTCTACTATGTCGACCGAGCGGAGCGAGGGGCCCGGATCAGGGAAGCCCTCCAATACATGGGGCTGGACGAGAGGTCAGACGACCTGGTCAAGACCTTCTCAGGCGGGATGATGCGGAGGCTTGAAATCGCGCAGGCTCTGGTGAACAGGCCCAGCGTCCTGTTCCTGGACGAGCCGAGCATCGGGCTGGACCCGGCGGCCAGGTTGGAGGTGTGGAAACACGTGAGGAAGCTGAACGAAGAGCTCCGGACCACGATCTTCCTCACCACTCACGACATGCTCGAAGCGGACAGGCTCTGCCACAGGATTGCGATAATGAACGCCGGCAAGATTGTGGTCTCAGGCTCTCCCGACGAGCTGAAAGCGGGGGTGGGGAGGGAGCTCGTCTCTGTCCGGGTGGGCGGCGGTGGTTCGGGAGGGCTCGGAAGCGGGCCCGTCGTCCTCCCTCTCGGCTTCGAGTTCATGAAGCAGGACGACGGCCCTGGTCCCGGCAGGGGAGCCCGAGGACGAGAAGACGTCATCCTGGTGGGCGGGCGAGCGGAGGAGGGCGTGCCTCAGATAGTCAGGGCCTACGAGGCGGCTGGAGTGGATGTCTCTTCCATCTCAGTCAGCAGACCCACCCTGGACGACGTCTTCCTGAAGTACACGGCAACGCGCATCGGCGAGGCCGAGGAGTTCAGGCAGGCTAAGTCAGCAAGGAGGAGCTTCAGGAAGCATGCCAGGTGA
- a CDS encoding MarR family transcriptional regulator has translation MASEIPDLFMRIWRKWRSSSPVGRGDVTQEQYWILRMLSVSGPQRIKDLADRLECTSSTASVSVKRLEKAGLVSRERNRDDEREVRVMLTEEGGNTVASWRREQLGNLSALFERLDARERRELENLLRKVAGPEPIGEGLRRAEGVG, from the coding sequence TTGGCTTCGGAGATTCCTGACCTCTTCATGCGGATCTGGAGGAAGTGGCGCAGCTCCTCTCCCGTCGGGAGAGGGGATGTCACCCAAGAGCAGTACTGGATACTCCGGATGCTTTCCGTGTCGGGCCCCCAGAGGATAAAGGACCTGGCAGATAGGCTGGAGTGCACCTCGAGCACCGCGTCGGTGTCGGTCAAGAGGCTGGAGAAAGCGGGTCTGGTGTCAAGAGAAAGGAACAGGGACGACGAAAGGGAGGTCAGAGTCATGCTGACGGAAGAGGGGGGGAACACGGTCGCGTCCTGGCGGAGGGAGCAGCTTGGGAACCTTTCGGCGCTCTTCGAGCGGCTGGACGCGAGGGAGAGGAGGGAACTCGAGAATCTCCTCAGGAAGGTCGCGGGGCCCGAGCCCATCGGTGAAGGCCTGAGGAGGGCCGAAGGGGTTGGCTGA
- a CDS encoding TOBE domain-containing protein, protein MTRAKQGSAPRTAEFEPSFSLVLKDASGATIDHIDALLLHNIAERRSISAAAKVSGISYRGAWDRIRAIQTKLGREIVLAQAGGASGGGASLTAEGTALISEYRKLNTYLFGALGDKDFWQHISYRLSARNRIRAKVLEVREGPITSEVKMEIRGPGRLTSIISNEAVEDLDLKPGDEVEAIVKATEVVLAKTERPLHL, encoded by the coding sequence TTGACCCGTGCTAAGCAGGGAAGCGCGCCCAGGACAGCCGAGTTCGAGCCCAGCTTCTCCCTTGTCTTGAAGGATGCCAGCGGGGCCACCATCGATCACATAGATGCCCTGCTCTTGCACAACATAGCGGAGAGACGTTCGATATCTGCGGCTGCCAAGGTGTCGGGGATTTCCTACCGGGGCGCCTGGGATCGCATTAGAGCGATCCAGACGAAGCTCGGCCGGGAGATAGTGCTGGCGCAGGCTGGAGGCGCGAGCGGCGGAGGGGCTTCCCTCACGGCGGAGGGGACTGCCTTGATCTCTGAGTACAGGAAGCTGAACACGTATCTCTTCGGCGCCTTGGGTGACAAGGACTTCTGGCAGCACATCAGCTACAGGCTCAGCGCGCGCAACCGCATCAGGGCAAAGGTCCTGGAGGTGAGGGAGGGGCCCATAACATCTGAGGTCAAGATGGAGATCAGGGGGCCAGGACGCCTTACCTCGATAATCTCGAACGAAGCAGTCGAGGACCTCGACCTGAAACCGGGGGACGAGGTCGAGGCCATCGTCAAGGCCACGGAAGTGGTCCTTGCGAAGACGGAGCGGCCCCTCCACCTCTGA
- a CDS encoding substrate-binding domain-containing protein, protein MRLTRRGVSTVAVTVIVILIVVASVGAYAYVTYYGTGKPKVPLIVYTADLYTREASYLYSGFSNSTGVPYAAPNGGGSNALATQIAQGTPVSVFISVAKPTLGSADLGTQYSGWGIAFAADQMTLGYTSSAGQPSEFQPILKAYQAANSSNSAADWKAFFSDLVSGSVKVGISNPNTDPAGFRGWMVLEAAGAEYAGNSSYFTDMLLQSGSNVTRTSASDLVAPLQAGQIQFLFMYKSSAISDHIQALNLPNHVNLGDPALSSFYSQFSYQTTSGLQTGGPIYLYVTVPKNSAETTYALQFVVYIVQHSSDMSAFGMVPLSPAKLYNSTQVPAPIAQLLTSGTLVESGTI, encoded by the coding sequence ATGCGCCTGACCAGGAGAGGTGTCTCGACAGTCGCGGTTACTGTCATCGTCATACTGATAGTGGTCGCCTCGGTAGGCGCCTACGCGTACGTCACCTACTATGGGACTGGGAAGCCGAAGGTCCCGCTGATAGTCTACACCGCCGACCTGTACACGCGAGAAGCGAGCTACCTCTACAGCGGCTTCTCCAACTCCACCGGGGTCCCATATGCGGCCCCGAACGGCGGCGGCTCGAACGCCCTGGCCACGCAGATCGCGCAAGGGACCCCCGTAAGCGTATTCATTTCAGTCGCGAAGCCGACCCTCGGGTCGGCCGACTTGGGCACGCAGTACTCCGGGTGGGGGATCGCCTTCGCCGCCGACCAGATGACCCTCGGCTACACCAGTTCCGCCGGACAGCCCAGCGAATTCCAGCCGATCCTCAAAGCCTATCAGGCGGCGAACTCCTCGAACAGCGCCGCCGACTGGAAGGCCTTCTTCTCAGACCTGGTATCGGGGTCGGTCAAAGTCGGGATTTCCAACCCCAACACAGACCCCGCAGGCTTCCGAGGGTGGATGGTGCTTGAAGCCGCGGGCGCAGAATATGCCGGGAACTCCTCCTACTTCACAGACATGCTCCTGCAGTCGGGGAGCAACGTCACTCGCACCAGCGCGTCCGACCTCGTCGCCCCTCTCCAAGCCGGGCAGATCCAGTTCCTCTTCATGTACAAGTCGTCTGCAATCTCTGACCATATCCAGGCGCTGAACCTGCCCAACCATGTGAACCTGGGAGACCCGGCGCTGTCCAGCTTCTACTCTCAATTCAGCTATCAGACCACATCGGGGCTCCAGACGGGAGGGCCCATCTATCTGTACGTCACAGTCCCCAAGAACAGCGCCGAGACGACATACGCGCTGCAGTTCGTAGTCTACATAGTCCAGCACTCGTCTGACATGTCAGCGTTCGGGATGGTCCCTCTCAGCCCGGCCAAGCTCTACAACAGTACGCAAGTCCCGGCCCCCATCGCCCAGCTCCTCACGAGCGGGACGCTCGTTGAGAGTGGAACCATCTGA
- a CDS encoding ABC transporter permease → MPVFALLYWGFGPLFSAEGFNVGVLRSIEVTLLASGLTVVTEILLFTPLAYHLARSKNEAAETLADIPASIPHPIIGIALVVLDSPLTPTGRFLNSIGINFFDTLLGMVVALTIISAPIYIKAMQPFFESMNRAPEDFALGLGASRLKTFVSVALPNSGNGIMGASLIALSRAMSEFGSIVIISYALLSFPLGLGGVSPASVLIFNLYSSNGLNAAVTASATLVVVSIPIMVALRVVKHRATT, encoded by the coding sequence TTGCCTGTCTTCGCACTCCTCTACTGGGGGTTCGGGCCCCTCTTCTCCGCCGAGGGGTTCAACGTCGGGGTCCTCAGGTCCATAGAGGTCACCCTGCTCGCATCCGGACTGACCGTGGTCACGGAGATACTTCTTTTCACCCCCCTTGCATATCACCTGGCAAGAAGCAAGAACGAGGCAGCCGAAACCCTGGCGGACATCCCTGCCTCCATCCCCCACCCCATCATCGGGATAGCCCTGGTCGTCCTCGACAGCCCCCTCACCCCGACGGGGAGGTTCCTGAACTCGATAGGGATCAATTTCTTCGATACCCTGCTTGGGATGGTCGTCGCACTGACCATAATTTCCGCTCCGATATACATCAAGGCGATGCAGCCCTTCTTCGAATCGATGAACAGGGCCCCGGAGGACTTCGCCCTGGGGCTCGGGGCGTCGCGCCTGAAGACTTTCGTCTCGGTCGCGCTCCCCAACTCGGGGAACGGGATAATGGGCGCGTCCCTGATCGCCCTCAGCAGGGCGATGAGCGAGTTCGGGTCAATCGTGATAATCTCCTATGCGCTTCTGTCATTCCCCCTGGGGCTGGGAGGTGTCAGTCCGGCGTCCGTGCTGATCTTCAACCTCTACAGCTCAAACGGCCTCAACGCCGCTGTGACCGCTTCAGCGACCCTGGTCGTCGTGTCCATCCCCATCATGGTGGCGTTGAGGGTCGTCAAGCACAGGGCGACAACTTAA
- a CDS encoding ABC transporter ATP-binding protein, with protein sequence MLDVQVTFQRGNLVLSGELHDGGCICLSGLNGSGKTTLLNVVAGNLSPKTGYVKVGGADVTRLPSEKRGVVLVSPDSLIPHLDVERHLRWGAEVKKEPLDGATLSGVKDRLGISFSGRVDRLSLGMRERVSLATALLSRPKAILVDEAFSNIDHRDDFVSAYRGLCAAGGIDLVFTTQQQSEASLADHHYEMVNGRSSRLF encoded by the coding sequence TTGCTTGACGTGCAAGTCACGTTCCAGAGGGGGAACCTGGTCCTATCGGGGGAGCTGCACGACGGCGGGTGCATCTGCCTGTCAGGGCTAAACGGGTCTGGGAAGACCACACTCCTCAACGTCGTCGCCGGGAACCTGAGCCCGAAGACGGGATATGTGAAGGTCGGCGGGGCTGATGTGACCCGGCTCCCCTCCGAGAAGAGAGGGGTGGTGCTCGTCAGCCCGGACTCTCTGATCCCGCACCTAGACGTAGAGAGGCACCTCCGCTGGGGCGCCGAGGTGAAGAAGGAGCCCCTCGACGGGGCGACGCTCTCAGGAGTGAAGGACAGGCTCGGGATTTCGTTCTCCGGGCGCGTTGACAGGCTGAGCCTGGGTATGAGGGAGAGGGTCTCGCTTGCCACCGCTCTCCTGTCGAGACCGAAGGCGATACTGGTAGACGAGGCGTTTTCGAACATCGACCATAGGGACGACTTCGTGTCCGCCTACAGAGGACTCTGCGCTGCCGGGGGGATCGACCTAGTCTTCACGACGCAGCAGCAGTCGGAGGCGAGTCTGGCGGACCACCATTACGAGATGGTAAACGGTAGGTCGAGCAGGCTCTTCTGA
- a CDS encoding uridine kinase, producing the protein MKSSSGLAESLGPSEKGFRLLPDSWVVKVGGQSIIDRGKAALVPVVEELTRNFLADKKIIIGTGAGTRARHIYSLAIEFGLPTGVLSALGAGVASQNARMVGWLLSKYGIPVLNPGELSSKLAFDLEERRAVVFPGMPPYAFWERYPNVGLIPPHRTDTGCYLVAETFGAAGMLYVKDEDGLYADDPKKNPDAEFIPKASPKEVMGMKLPDLVVEQPVLEFMALGKHVRKIQIVNGLKPGNITRALRGEQVGTVIEA; encoded by the coding sequence ATGAAGAGTTCTTCTGGCCTCGCAGAGTCATTGGGACCATCAGAGAAAGGGTTCAGGCTCCTCCCTGACTCCTGGGTGGTGAAGGTCGGCGGCCAGAGCATCATAGACAGAGGGAAGGCAGCCCTCGTCCCAGTAGTGGAGGAGCTGACGAGGAACTTCCTCGCAGACAAGAAGATCATAATCGGGACCGGAGCGGGGACCCGGGCGAGGCACATCTACAGCCTTGCCATCGAGTTCGGGCTCCCCACGGGCGTCCTCTCGGCCCTTGGCGCGGGCGTCGCCTCTCAGAACGCGCGTATGGTCGGATGGCTACTTTCGAAATATGGAATACCCGTCCTCAACCCTGGGGAGCTCAGCTCCAAGCTCGCTTTCGACCTCGAGGAGAGGAGGGCGGTGGTCTTTCCCGGGATGCCTCCCTATGCCTTCTGGGAGAGATACCCCAACGTAGGGCTCATCCCGCCGCACAGGACTGACACCGGGTGCTACCTAGTGGCGGAGACGTTCGGGGCCGCCGGCATGCTGTACGTGAAAGACGAAGACGGCCTGTACGCAGATGACCCGAAGAAGAACCCCGACGCAGAATTCATACCGAAGGCATCGCCGAAGGAGGTCATGGGCATGAAGCTCCCTGACCTGGTCGTCGAGCAGCCGGTCCTCGAATTCATGGCGCTGGGGAAGCATGTGAGGAAGATACAGATAGTTAACGGCCTTAAGCCTGGGAACATCACCAGGGCGCTGAGAGGGGAGCAAGTTGGCACAGTCATCGAAGCATAG